The region ACTCCTAGTAACTCGGAACTAGGAACTGGGAACTCACTATCCATCCATGTCACCTGCAAACATTCGCGCCTGTACCACAGCGACGCCATCGCCGAAAGGCTGTACAAGGTAATCGAAGAATCGTTTGACAGTTCCGCGCCCGCTGTCATCCCCGCCCCGAGTCATCCTGACGAAGGTCAGGATCGGCATCTCGCACCAGAACGTCATCCTGACGTAGGTCAGGATCGGCTTCTCGCACACCAGAACCTTTACGTCAATTTTCTCGACGACCGTTGCACCCTCTGGCTCGACCTCGCAGGCGAAGAACTCTACAAGCGCGGGCATGAGCGGCACGTCAACGACGCCCCGCTCAAAGAAACCATAGCCGCAGCGATGCTGTTCGAGGCATCTGCGCTCGTCGCCGCACCGATCACACTCTTCGACCCAATGGCAGGCAGCGGCACGTTCAGCCTCGAAGCCGCATACAAGGCAAACGGGCTCATTCCCGGCGCGTGCCGCGACTTCGCGCTAAAGCACCAGCCCGCCTTCAAGGAAGCGACGTGGAAGCACATTGTTTCCGCAATGGATTCACTTGCCCCTACGGGGCTGCGGAATGACAATCAAAATAAGCAAGCGTGTCCACTCGCAATTATCACCAGCGACATCTCGGAACGCGCCGTCGAAATCATCAAGTACAACGTACAAAGCGGCCCGCTCAAAGAAAAAGCGCCGGACTCAATAACCCCGAAGCTCAAGGACTTCTTCTGCTATACCGCCGAAGAAATCACCGGAGCATGCTCGGAAGGCACCTCCCCCGCAATGCTTTTGAATCCTCCCTACGGAAAAAGACTCGACTGCGATGCGCCTGCACTTTATGCGCAAATAGGACGCAAACTCACCGAACTCGTCCGCAGCCTCGACAATGCGGGCAAGCCGCTCACCGTCGCCATCCTTTCCCCGAAAGACGATTCTGGCAAAGCGGCGAAGTATACTTGCACTGCAAACTTGTTGCGCGAATGCCCTGCGCTCGATCCATCGAAAAATTCAAAAGCAAAGCGCATTGTCACAAGCCACGGCGGCCTCACTCTGAACGCATTTATAGCCACGCTCTAGCGCATTTTTTCGGGTAGAAAAGTTTCATTTTTCTTACCCAAATTAGTCGTGCTCTCTACAAGGAACGCCTAGAGAACACTTTGTATTGACATACGTCACCCTAACCTTTTTTTTACATCGCAATTTGTCCTTATGGATATATTTTATGGGCGGAGAATGTTTGGTTAAAAAACATGAGGTTATGATGAAATTTCCATTCTTTAAAGCATTGCTGCTTTCCAGCGCCTTGGTGATCGCCTGGAATTGCACAGGCGACGACATATTAAAACCGAATCCAGGTAACGATGCAAACGCATCAACACCCTGTTGGCTTTTCGTGAGCGACATGGATTACCTGATTACCGCGACAGAAACGGGCTATGTCGTCAGCACCATTACCGGAGTTCCCGTTGGGGCCTACGATCCGCAAACCGGAATTATTTACGATGTGAACGCAAATCCCATCGTCTCAGGCCTGGACTTGAGTATCCTGCCTATCGTAAATCTGAACTCCGATGGTACCGTCACAGACCTGAATGGCAATCCTATCGTTCCCACTCCCGTCATTCCGACATCCAGCGCCGTCATTGCCAGTTCCGCAACTATTCCCGTCGTCTCTTCCAGCAGCGTAGTGACTCCGGCATCTTCCGCCACAGTCCCGCAGCCCAAGAGCTCCGCCCAGGAAAAGAGTTCTTCCTCCGAAGCCAAGTCCTCTGCGACAGAACAACCGAAATCATCTTCCTCCGTGCAAACCGCCCAATGTGGCGACCAACAATGCTACGACGCCCCGTCGGCGAAATGCGTTGGCAAAAACAATGAGCAGACTGGTCCGAAGGGTGAAAAATACGCATACGACAACTCTTGTGCTTTGAAATGCTATTACGACCCCGACAACAAGGAATGCAAAAACCTCGGAGCCTCTACTAATCCCAAGAGCAGCTCCAGCGCCAAGTCCTCGAGCAGCGCGAAGTCCAGCTCTAGCGTACAGTCCAGTTCCTCTGGACAGTTGACCGGCGGATGCCCGAACATCAAAACGACCGGCGGTAAATCCGGCTCCGGCTGGGCCACCCGTTACTGGGACTGCTGCAAGCCCCATTGCTCCGGAGCGACAAACACTTCTTACCATTCCAAGCAGTGCACCAACAAGGGAAAAACCGAAAGTACTGACTGGGGTGCAGGAAGCGTCTGCAGCGGCGGAAACATGATGGCTTGCACAAGCCAGATTCCGTTCACCATTGACGGCTGTGACGAATACGGTTTCGCATTCGCCGCTGTTCCGGCTGCTGACGGTGGATCCTGCGGCAAGTGTTTCCAGCTCACATTTACCGGCGAAGGTCACTACAACTCTACGAACGCCAACACCAAAAAACTCAAGGGCAAGAAGCTCATCATTATGACGACAAACATCGGTGGTGACGTTCAACAGGGACAGTTCGATATCATGATCCCGGGCGGTGGCGTCGGCATGTTCAACGGCTGCTCTTCCATGGGCTGGGGAGCACAAGGCGCACAATACGGCGGCCTCCTCTCCGACTGCGAAACAGAAAGCAACTACAATGCGGGCACATATGCAAAATGCCTTACCGACAAGTGCAACAAGGCTTTCAGCAACGACGAACAAGCCAAGAAGGGTTGCATGTTCCTTGTCGATTGGATGCAGTCCGCAGGCAACCCCGAGCACAACTACGTGGAAGTGGAATGCCCCGAAGTGCTCAAGCAGAGATACTAATCAAAATAACCCATGTTAAAAGGCCTCGGCTCTGCCGAGGTCTTTTTTTATCGTCTCATCAAAGCCCCGCAGGAGCAAGCGTGTCCATGGATTCACTTGTCGTGCTTCGCACGACTGCGGAATGACGATGGGGTGTATACTAAAACAATTCGCGGATCGAGGCCTTGCGCAACTTGATGCGGTAGGGAATCGAACGGATGAAATTTTTCCAGTAGGAAACTTCTGACCAGATGACTTCGGACGGAGCGAAGGACTGGAAACGCAATGCACGGCAGCGCCGGAAGAACCACCTCGGGATAATCGAAAGCGACTCCCCCTTCTCGTAGTATCCGAAATTGCCGCCTCGGAGAATCTGCTCCAGCATCAGCTTGCCGCGGATGGCGTCCGGAGCGCAGAGCATGCGTTCCCGTTCAAGCCCGAACACATACCCGAGCACCCACATAAGTGCACCGCACATGCGGTAGAACCCGAACTTGCGGAGCTGGCGGGCAAATTCTTCTCGATCGGAAGCCGAAGCGTTCCGCAGCAAAACGAAGTAGTCGGCAACCTGCTTGAATCCTATACCACCGGCGACAAAATGGCGCTGGATATGCGAGAACTGCATAGCAAGCGCAAACTTAAGCGACGGGACGTAGAAACCCTCCGGCACGAGTTCCGTATGTGCGAGTTCTGCGAGAAGGTAGCGCTGCAGCCTCCTGTTCG is a window of Fibrobacter sp. DNA encoding:
- a CDS encoding RNA methyltransferase, producing the protein MDAALEKRLKRQVIGKPHRFLAVVPLGFEQTLVEELKSVGIETIADAADAAGQFRIVGDGKVEFTAKIVEAWKAVAYSRIANRVLMHIADFKAENFRDLEKKAAEIPWELYLRKTAVPLSLRHTEARSASVSTPSNSELGTGNSLSIHVTCKHSRLYHSDAIAERLYKVIEESFDSSAPAVIPAPSHPDEGQDRHLAPERHPDVGQDRLLAHQNLYVNFLDDRCTLWLDLAGEELYKRGHERHVNDAPLKETIAAAMLFEASALVAAPITLFDPMAGSGTFSLEAAYKANGLIPGACRDFALKHQPAFKEATWKHIVSAMDSLAPTGLRNDNQNKQACPLAIITSDISERAVEIIKYNVQSGPLKEKAPDSITPKLKDFFCYTAEEITGACSEGTSPAMLLNPPYGKRLDCDAPALYAQIGRKLTELVRSLDNAGKPLTVAILSPKDDSGKAAKYTCTANLLRECPALDPSKNSKAKRIVTSHGGLTLNAFIATL
- a CDS encoding glycosyl hydrolase family 5, which produces MMKFPFFKALLLSSALVIAWNCTGDDILKPNPGNDANASTPCWLFVSDMDYLITATETGYVVSTITGVPVGAYDPQTGIIYDVNANPIVSGLDLSILPIVNLNSDGTVTDLNGNPIVPTPVIPTSSAVIASSATIPVVSSSSVVTPASSATVPQPKSSAQEKSSSSEAKSSATEQPKSSSSVQTAQCGDQQCYDAPSAKCVGKNNEQTGPKGEKYAYDNSCALKCYYDPDNKECKNLGASTNPKSSSSAKSSSSAKSSSSVQSSSSGQLTGGCPNIKTTGGKSGSGWATRYWDCCKPHCSGATNTSYHSKQCTNKGKTESTDWGAGSVCSGGNMMACTSQIPFTIDGCDEYGFAFAAVPAADGGSCGKCFQLTFTGEGHYNSTNANTKKLKGKKLIIMTTNIGGDVQQGQFDIMIPGGGVGMFNGCSSMGWGAQGAQYGGLLSDCETESNYNAGTYAKCLTDKCNKAFSNDEQAKKGCMFLVDWMQSAGNPEHNYVEVECPEVLKQRY